A portion of the Rhodococcus pseudokoreensis genome contains these proteins:
- a CDS encoding helix-turn-helix domain-containing protein, with protein MDSRGSGDALATLADAMAGELTVDSAAVREALAQVAAGPAGRAAFAEKVRRHQVELTRLRRRERELGVLFSSARELAELRDIDALLGRLVSRAHEMMGTDVTYLSEFEPATRELNVRKTVGSVTPQFQHLRVPPGMGLASQIADSRAAQWVLRYQDYAEGPHEELIDDAVSAEGIVSILGVPMLSDGHVLGVLFAATRQEHTFTPDEIAVLSALADHASVVLQTASTLEQVRRSEDEARTALDRLTDHLQDRDRSTVVHQELIEAVLVGGGFEQVAGTLSTALGRTVTIVDRELHPVASHPAPADPLSVRLPQVVRDAIASSRTTGHCVRVDDPVTPIVAAVIAGELYFGAVLVGAGDTEPGPVDERTIERAAQVGALLVLQQNAMADADLRARVELVADLLDPAPERRRDLERRARAQHVALAALETVVLIAVPAEDRATAARAATAFVGGHGLVGEHAGVVVAVLTATAPPELTADLRNHLRETLHGPVLTITTPRAGLPDALPARFESGLRTSRLLAALGTTDAAVSTDAYLPYALLFDTDARTLNAFIDETIGPVRAYDDGKGTDLLATLRAFVRNEGSPTKTARALNYHTNTILQRLHRLEMLLGPEWRADEHLFRISAAVRLDELRGQ; from the coding sequence ATGGACTCACGTGGGAGCGGCGATGCGCTGGCAACACTCGCCGACGCGATGGCCGGCGAACTGACGGTCGACTCGGCCGCGGTGCGCGAGGCACTCGCGCAGGTCGCGGCCGGTCCGGCCGGCAGGGCGGCGTTCGCGGAAAAGGTGCGTAGACATCAGGTCGAGCTGACCCGTTTGCGGAGGCGCGAACGCGAACTCGGGGTGTTGTTCTCGAGTGCCCGCGAACTCGCCGAACTCCGCGACATCGACGCACTCCTCGGACGGCTGGTGAGCCGCGCCCACGAGATGATGGGCACCGACGTCACCTACCTCTCGGAGTTCGAACCCGCGACCCGGGAACTGAACGTCCGCAAGACCGTCGGCTCGGTGACGCCGCAGTTCCAGCACCTGCGCGTTCCCCCGGGGATGGGACTGGCCAGCCAGATTGCCGATTCCCGTGCTGCACAATGGGTTCTGCGGTACCAGGACTACGCGGAGGGACCGCACGAGGAGCTGATCGACGACGCGGTCTCCGCGGAGGGGATCGTGTCGATTCTCGGGGTGCCCATGCTGTCGGACGGTCACGTGCTCGGCGTCCTGTTCGCCGCCACCCGCCAGGAACACACGTTCACCCCGGACGAGATCGCGGTACTGTCCGCGCTCGCCGATCACGCATCGGTGGTGCTGCAGACCGCGAGCACCCTCGAGCAGGTCCGGAGGTCCGAGGACGAGGCCCGCACCGCGCTCGACCGTCTGACCGACCATCTGCAGGACCGGGACCGCTCCACCGTGGTGCACCAGGAACTGATCGAGGCGGTTCTGGTCGGTGGCGGATTCGAGCAGGTGGCAGGCACACTCTCCACCGCACTCGGACGTACGGTCACGATCGTCGACCGGGAACTGCATCCCGTCGCCTCCCACCCGGCGCCCGCCGACCCGCTGTCCGTCCGGTTGCCGCAGGTGGTGCGCGATGCCATCGCGTCGAGCCGCACCACCGGCCACTGCGTCCGCGTCGACGACCCCGTCACTCCGATCGTGGCCGCGGTGATCGCGGGCGAGCTCTATTTCGGCGCGGTGCTGGTCGGCGCCGGCGATACCGAACCGGGACCGGTCGACGAGCGCACCATCGAACGTGCGGCGCAGGTCGGCGCACTGCTGGTTCTGCAACAGAACGCGATGGCCGACGCGGACCTCCGTGCCCGGGTCGAGTTGGTTGCCGACCTGCTCGACCCGGCACCGGAACGGCGCCGTGACCTGGAACGTCGGGCGCGCGCCCAGCACGTCGCCCTCGCAGCCCTCGAGACCGTGGTGCTGATCGCCGTCCCGGCCGAGGACCGCGCCACCGCTGCTCGTGCCGCGACCGCATTCGTCGGCGGCCACGGCCTCGTCGGGGAACACGCGGGCGTCGTCGTTGCCGTTCTCACCGCGACCGCCCCACCCGAGCTCACCGCGGACCTGCGCAACCACCTGCGCGAGACGTTGCACGGCCCCGTGCTGACGATCACGACGCCCCGGGCAGGTTTGCCGGACGCGCTCCCCGCACGATTCGAGTCGGGGCTGCGCACCTCCCGTCTGCTTGCCGCGCTCGGCACCACCGACGCGGCGGTCAGCACCGACGCGTATCTGCCCTACGCGCTGCTGTTCGACACCGATGCGCGGACGTTGAACGCATTCATCGACGAGACGATCGGGCCGGTGCGCGCCTACGACGACGGCAAGGGAACGGACCTCCTCGCCACGTTGCGTGCATTCGTCCGCAACGAGGGAAGCCCGACGAAGACGGCGCGGGCCCTGAACTACCACACCAACACGATTCTGCAGCGACTCCACAGGCTGGAGATGCTGCTGGGGCCCGAGTGGCGCGCCGACGAACACCTGTTCCGGATCTCGGCAGCGGTGCGTCTCGACGAACTCAGGGGACAGTGA
- a CDS encoding sugar phosphate isomerase/epimerase family protein → MKLGVYTAILHDRSLREALETIASLGLEGAEINAGGFLPTPHLPVKELLSGEVSPQEYLKVFDETGVAIAGLNCNGNPLHADPEVGVEDAEDLRNAIRVAGLLGVDRVVTMSGLPAAHPGGQWPAWHVNTWDSGYLDSLDYQWDQVAVPFWKEIDALARENGVKVAIEMHPQNLVFNPPTLKRLVEKTGATNVGAEMDPSHLFWQGIDPVAAVDWLGDLVFHAAAKDTRINENCKIYGVLDDRFTRIPADQNPTGLGGKHVVNKWPEDSAWDFVAVGRGHDVDFWSRFLAALQKVDPDMAVNIEHEDVELGQLEGLQVAARTLKDAASAVASR, encoded by the coding sequence ATGAAGCTCGGTGTCTACACCGCCATCCTGCACGACCGCAGCCTGCGCGAGGCCCTGGAGACCATCGCGTCCCTCGGGCTCGAGGGCGCGGAGATCAACGCGGGCGGATTCCTGCCCACCCCGCACCTGCCCGTCAAGGAACTCCTCTCCGGCGAGGTGTCGCCGCAGGAGTACCTGAAGGTGTTCGACGAGACCGGCGTCGCCATCGCCGGCCTGAACTGCAACGGCAACCCCCTGCATGCCGATCCGGAGGTCGGCGTCGAGGACGCCGAGGACCTGCGCAACGCCATCCGCGTCGCCGGCCTGCTCGGTGTCGACCGGGTGGTCACCATGTCCGGGCTGCCCGCCGCGCACCCGGGCGGTCAGTGGCCCGCGTGGCACGTGAACACCTGGGACAGCGGCTATCTCGACTCTCTCGACTACCAGTGGGATCAGGTCGCGGTGCCGTTCTGGAAGGAGATCGACGCGCTCGCTCGTGAGAACGGGGTCAAGGTCGCGATCGAGATGCATCCGCAGAACCTGGTGTTCAACCCGCCGACGCTGAAGCGTCTGGTCGAGAAGACCGGTGCGACGAACGTCGGTGCCGAGATGGACCCGTCGCACCTGTTCTGGCAGGGCATCGACCCGGTCGCCGCCGTCGACTGGCTCGGCGACCTCGTCTTCCACGCGGCGGCGAAGGACACCCGGATCAACGAGAACTGCAAGATCTACGGTGTTCTCGACGACCGGTTCACCCGGATCCCCGCCGACCAGAACCCCACCGGGCTCGGCGGCAAGCACGTGGTCAACAAGTGGCCCGAGGACTCGGCGTGGGACTTCGTCGCCGTCGGCCGCGGCCACGACGTCGACTTCTGGTCGCGGTTCCTCGCGGCGCTGCAGAAGGTCGACCCGGACATGGCCGTCAACATCGAGCATGAGGATGTCGAACTCGGACAGCTCGAAGGGCTGCAGGTCGCGGCCCGCACCCTGAAGGACGCCGCGTCCGCCGTCGCGTCACGCTAG
- a CDS encoding tripartite tricarboxylate transporter permease — translation MSVLFTNDVLVAIALGVIGAIVFSLIGLVSGTDETATIAPLTLLVILLGAPPAAVFTFFLAGAVAKHMTHAVPTTLLGIPGDTMAVPLMREARLLRSLGVPHIALRKAISGAIISAFIAVPVAVLFATLLAPVADTVQSIAPWLFLVAAVAIAYTSPGKWSGVAALVPFVVLVLALKSLTKSYDVSLNISYFLGIAVGPLIADLFLVLGASGRKDMARKDPATVWLAPEIKGWNGYFPNPFRMLDSKQTAHVAATATVSSATFVFSPVAMTVLMGEVVGSRVKQGYHRLTSVIAARNGTTESTYIAEALIPLIAFGLPLSPVAAGPAAPLFNAPPVFTTDDGTGQIRNLSTALTNWEFLLYGLGAVLIAAIIAYPFAMNFAHRAATLVVRHVSHEAIIATFTGLVVVISVWEGGILGLAVTLTVGLVGGLLSRAFKIHAGVLFMGYYVAVLSVPAILAL, via the coding sequence ATGAGCGTGCTGTTCACCAACGACGTTCTCGTCGCGATCGCGCTCGGCGTGATCGGCGCCATCGTGTTCTCCCTGATCGGGCTGGTGTCCGGGACCGACGAGACGGCCACCATCGCACCACTGACCCTGCTGGTCATCCTGCTCGGCGCCCCGCCCGCGGCGGTGTTCACCTTCTTCCTCGCCGGCGCCGTCGCCAAGCACATGACCCACGCGGTGCCCACCACGTTGCTCGGCATCCCCGGCGACACCATGGCCGTGCCGTTGATGCGCGAGGCACGGTTGCTGCGCAGCCTCGGTGTGCCGCACATCGCTCTGCGCAAGGCGATCTCGGGTGCGATCATCTCCGCGTTCATCGCCGTCCCCGTCGCGGTGCTGTTCGCAACCCTGCTCGCACCGGTCGCCGACACCGTCCAGTCCATCGCGCCCTGGTTGTTCCTCGTGGCCGCCGTCGCGATCGCCTACACGTCCCCGGGCAAATGGTCCGGGGTGGCCGCGCTCGTGCCGTTCGTCGTTCTCGTCCTTGCCCTGAAGTCGCTGACCAAGAGCTACGACGTCTCCCTGAACATCAGCTACTTTCTCGGCATCGCGGTCGGCCCCCTCATCGCGGATCTGTTCCTCGTGCTGGGTGCGTCGGGACGCAAGGACATGGCCCGGAAGGACCCGGCGACGGTGTGGCTCGCCCCCGAGATCAAGGGGTGGAACGGATATTTCCCGAACCCGTTCCGGATGCTCGACAGTAAGCAGACGGCGCACGTCGCGGCGACCGCGACGGTATCCAGCGCAACGTTCGTCTTCAGCCCGGTCGCCATGACCGTGCTCATGGGCGAGGTCGTCGGATCCCGGGTCAAGCAGGGCTACCACCGGTTGACGTCGGTCATCGCCGCCCGCAACGGGACCACCGAATCGACGTACATCGCCGAAGCGCTCATCCCGCTCATCGCGTTCGGCCTGCCACTGAGTCCGGTCGCCGCAGGGCCTGCCGCTCCCCTGTTCAACGCCCCGCCGGTCTTCACCACCGACGACGGCACCGGGCAGATCCGCAACCTGTCCACGGCACTGACGAACTGGGAGTTCCTTCTCTACGGTCTCGGCGCGGTGCTGATCGCCGCGATCATCGCGTACCCGTTCGCGATGAACTTCGCCCACCGCGCGGCCACCCTCGTCGTCCGGCACGTCAGCCACGAGGCGATCATCGCCACCTTCACCGGCCTGGTCGTCGTCATCAGCGTGTGGGAGGGCGGCATCCTCGGACTCGCCGTCACCCTCACGGTCGGACTCGTCGGCGGTCTCCTGTCACGGGCGTTCAAGATCCACGCCGGCGTCCTGTTCATGGGGTACTACGTGGCGGTCCTCAGCGTTCCCGCCATCCTCGCGCTCTGA
- a CDS encoding Gfo/Idh/MocA family protein: protein MTSNSIGVAVIGGGMAGRAHAAGYRTASTLFGTDRPDVRLVAVADTNEAVADDTAKRYGYERAEYSWQAIAESPDVDAVSVVVANQLHREIVEGLLAAGKHVLCEKPLAGSIADAESMVAAAADADTIATVGYTYRRSPAIQAIRDELETGRLGEIIHFNGHYWCDYGLDPTSPITWRHRGGPGTGALADVGSHLLDMAEFVCGPIVEISGATFATVITERPVPAGVTYGHTKAETTGEMAPVENEDLATFTARFQNGAVGTFSASRVAHQLPDGLGFELFGTSGSAAFDLARAAEFSVSSEGIDSTVNGQRRVIVGPQHPYIQGGLPMDAGGVGHGKAEFFAYQARAFLDQIAGIDNLGPLPTFAHALRGMQIVTAVAESARSHGAAVKIG, encoded by the coding sequence ATGACCTCCAACTCGATCGGTGTCGCCGTCATCGGCGGCGGCATGGCCGGACGAGCGCACGCCGCCGGGTACCGGACTGCGTCGACGCTGTTCGGCACCGACCGTCCCGACGTGCGGTTGGTCGCCGTCGCCGACACCAACGAGGCCGTGGCCGACGACACCGCCAAGCGGTACGGCTACGAGCGGGCCGAGTACAGCTGGCAGGCGATCGCCGAATCCCCGGACGTCGACGCGGTGAGCGTAGTCGTCGCCAACCAGTTGCACCGGGAGATCGTCGAAGGGCTCCTCGCCGCCGGGAAGCACGTGCTGTGCGAGAAGCCGCTGGCCGGGTCGATCGCGGACGCCGAGTCGATGGTCGCCGCGGCGGCGGACGCCGACACGATCGCGACCGTCGGATACACCTACCGCCGCTCACCCGCGATCCAGGCGATCCGGGACGAACTCGAGACCGGGCGTCTCGGCGAGATCATCCACTTCAACGGGCACTACTGGTGCGACTACGGCCTCGACCCCACCTCGCCGATCACCTGGCGGCACCGCGGCGGGCCCGGCACCGGCGCGCTCGCGGACGTCGGCAGCCACCTGCTCGACATGGCCGAGTTCGTGTGCGGCCCCATCGTCGAGATCAGCGGCGCGACCTTCGCCACGGTGATCACCGAACGTCCCGTCCCGGCCGGAGTCACGTACGGTCACACCAAGGCCGAGACCACCGGGGAGATGGCTCCCGTCGAGAACGAGGACCTCGCGACGTTCACCGCGCGCTTCCAGAACGGCGCGGTCGGCACGTTCTCCGCTTCCCGTGTCGCGCACCAGCTTCCGGACGGACTCGGATTCGAGTTGTTCGGGACGTCCGGCTCCGCCGCCTTCGATCTGGCGCGCGCCGCGGAGTTCTCGGTGTCCAGTGAGGGCATCGACAGCACCGTCAACGGTCAGCGGCGAGTGATCGTCGGCCCGCAGCACCCGTACATCCAGGGTGGCCTGCCGATGGACGCGGGCGGCGTCGGACACGGCAAGGCCGAGTTCTTCGCCTACCAGGCCCGCGCCTTCCTCGACCAGATCGCCGGCATCGACAACCTGGGACCGTTGCCGACGTTCGCCCACGCCCTACGCGGCATGCAGATCGTCACCGCCGTCGCCGAGTCCGCCCGCTCCCACGGGGCAGCCGTCAAGATCGGCTGA
- a CDS encoding hydroxymethylglutaryl-CoA lyase produces MTTPANPDPVWRPAPHEFADPSLPSAVRIYEVGPRDGLQAESTLVPTAVKAEFCRRLVAAGVRSLEVTSFVSPKWIPQLADAESLMAELDLPDTVRQVVLAPNQRGLERALTAGAREIAVFVSATETFARKNLNTTVAGALGNARPVVEGAHAAGIETRGYISMCFGDPWEGRVDPGRVAAVAAELAGMGCTSISLGDTIGVATPGHVRAVLDAVQAVGVPIGSIAGHFHDTYGQALANVHAALIAGVTEFDTAAGGLGRCPYAKGATGNLATEDLVWMLHGLGIHTGIDLDTLTDTSHWMAGHIGHPSPSRVATALTAARS; encoded by the coding sequence ATGACCACCCCCGCGAATCCCGACCCGGTGTGGCGTCCGGCGCCCCACGAGTTCGCCGACCCGTCGCTGCCGTCCGCGGTCCGCATCTACGAAGTCGGACCGCGTGACGGGCTCCAGGCGGAGTCGACGCTCGTGCCCACCGCAGTCAAGGCGGAGTTCTGCCGCCGGCTCGTGGCCGCCGGGGTCCGTTCACTCGAGGTGACGAGTTTCGTTTCCCCGAAATGGATTCCGCAACTCGCCGACGCAGAGTCGCTGATGGCCGAACTCGACCTGCCCGACACCGTCCGCCAGGTCGTGCTGGCCCCCAACCAGCGGGGGCTGGAGCGAGCGCTCACCGCGGGGGCCCGCGAGATCGCCGTCTTCGTCAGCGCCACCGAGACATTTGCCCGGAAGAATCTGAACACCACCGTCGCCGGGGCTCTCGGCAATGCCCGGCCGGTCGTCGAGGGAGCGCACGCCGCGGGTATCGAGACCCGCGGCTACATTTCGATGTGCTTCGGTGACCCGTGGGAGGGACGGGTCGATCCCGGCCGCGTCGCCGCTGTCGCCGCGGAACTGGCGGGCATGGGATGCACGTCGATCTCCCTCGGTGACACCATCGGCGTCGCCACCCCCGGTCACGTCCGCGCGGTGCTCGACGCCGTGCAGGCCGTGGGTGTTCCGATCGGCTCGATCGCCGGACACTTCCACGACACCTACGGTCAGGCGCTCGCCAACGTCCACGCCGCACTGATCGCGGGAGTCACCGAATTCGACACCGCAGCGGGAGGACTCGGCAGATGCCCCTACGCGAAGGGGGCCACCGGGAATCTCGCCACCGAGGACCTGGTGTGGATGCTGCACGGCCTCGGCATCCACACGGGCATCGACCTCGATACCCTGACCGACACCTCGCACTGGATGGCCGGGCACATCGGCCATCCCAGCCCGTCGCGGGTGGCGACAGCCCTGACCGCCGCCCGTTCCTAG
- a CDS encoding AbrB family transcriptional regulator, which translates to MNDVHTPERTVPTRASRLRRHGLRWAALIALSAGGWALGENIGLTAAGLFAALIVAAALAVTGWGPSRVPSSLGKLAQGVLASAVGLMVHRETIAALGSLWVPVVSIAAATLVISVAAGALLALHRDVDAVTGSLSMTAGGATGLVAMARELGGDDRIVAVVQYLRVALVVVSMPMIVTFGFRADTGTGTVTATDGGGAEWYVALPFLALFIVGGTAVASLLRLPAPATLGPLAVSAGFELGGWSDAVSVPPMLMTAALILIGWQAGLAFDRASLRAIGRILPYAALLTLLVGAACAGLGVLLAHLTGASLLEAYLATTPGGLAAVLAVSASTSSNVTFVAAAQVLRLVIMLVTTPIMAKAFAHFSSRCRRA; encoded by the coding sequence GTGAACGACGTGCACACCCCCGAACGAACCGTGCCGACGCGCGCATCCCGACTGCGTCGTCACGGACTCCGGTGGGCTGCACTGATCGCACTCTCGGCAGGAGGCTGGGCGCTCGGCGAGAACATCGGACTCACGGCAGCGGGTCTCTTCGCCGCCCTGATCGTCGCGGCAGCCCTGGCCGTCACCGGATGGGGTCCGTCCCGCGTGCCGAGCTCGCTGGGCAAGCTTGCGCAGGGCGTGCTGGCCAGCGCGGTCGGGCTGATGGTGCACCGGGAGACGATCGCCGCCCTGGGCTCGCTGTGGGTGCCGGTGGTCTCGATCGCGGCCGCGACCCTGGTGATCAGCGTGGCGGCCGGCGCCCTCCTCGCGCTGCATCGCGACGTGGACGCGGTGACCGGATCCCTTTCCATGACGGCGGGCGGCGCCACCGGACTCGTCGCGATGGCCCGCGAACTCGGCGGCGACGACCGCATCGTCGCGGTGGTGCAATACCTGAGAGTGGCGCTCGTCGTGGTGTCGATGCCGATGATCGTCACGTTCGGCTTCCGCGCAGATACCGGCACGGGAACGGTGACGGCCACCGACGGCGGCGGCGCCGAATGGTATGTGGCACTGCCGTTCCTGGCACTGTTCATCGTGGGCGGCACCGCCGTGGCGTCACTCCTGCGACTGCCCGCCCCCGCGACGCTGGGGCCGCTGGCGGTGAGCGCCGGATTCGAACTCGGCGGCTGGAGCGACGCGGTCTCGGTCCCGCCGATGCTGATGACCGCCGCGTTGATCCTCATCGGCTGGCAGGCCGGGCTCGCATTCGACCGGGCGAGCCTGCGGGCGATCGGACGAATCCTGCCGTACGCCGCGCTGCTCACTCTCCTGGTCGGGGCGGCCTGCGCAGGCCTGGGCGTCCTCCTCGCCCACCTCACCGGAGCGAGCCTCCTCGAGGCCTATCTCGCCACCACCCCAGGCGGTCTGGCGGCGGTGCTGGCCGTGTCGGCCTCCACCTCCTCCAACGTCACGTTCGTCGCGGCCGCTCAGGTGCTACGCCTGGTTATCATGCTCGTCACCACCCCGATCATGGCGAAGGCATTCGCCCACTTCAGTTCTCGGTGCCGGCGAGCGTAG
- a CDS encoding GntR family transcriptional regulator has translation MAGESKSEQVYGQLRADILNGVLSPGQSLSALDVGSRYSASRTPVRQAFLRLEAEGLVSLVDRQGARVAPISIKSVRDLFELRILLEAAAARMVAEAVTRDRVARQQFEEVAEALGAIAEEAPSDSRHDRFYALTETYDQAVIAHTRNAQLARSIAELRPHTERLRNIAHSRPDRLDVSLAEHLTMCRAILAGDGPAAAAACAEHLTQTQKTILDAVVDPQGSAIAIDLVTA, from the coding sequence ATGGCGGGCGAGAGCAAGAGTGAGCAGGTATACGGGCAGCTCAGGGCGGACATCCTGAACGGGGTTCTGTCGCCGGGGCAGTCGCTGAGCGCTCTCGACGTCGGCTCGCGATACTCGGCGTCCCGTACCCCCGTCCGGCAGGCCTTCCTTCGGCTCGAGGCGGAAGGGCTGGTCTCGCTCGTCGACCGGCAGGGCGCACGGGTCGCTCCCATCTCGATCAAGAGCGTCCGCGACCTCTTCGAACTGCGCATCCTGCTCGAGGCGGCCGCGGCGCGGATGGTCGCCGAGGCCGTCACGCGCGATCGTGTTGCGCGGCAGCAGTTCGAAGAGGTGGCGGAAGCGCTCGGGGCAATCGCCGAGGAGGCGCCGTCCGACTCCCGGCATGATCGCTTCTACGCGCTCACGGAAACCTACGACCAGGCCGTCATCGCGCACACCCGGAACGCGCAACTGGCCCGCTCGATCGCCGAACTCCGGCCGCACACCGAGCGACTGCGCAACATCGCTCACTCCCGCCCCGACCGCCTGGACGTCTCGTTGGCGGAGCACCTGACGATGTGCCGTGCGATCCTCGCGGGCGACGGACCGGCAGCCGCTGCGGCGTGCGCCGAGCACCTCACCCAGACGCAGAAGACCATCCTGGACGCCGTCGTCGACCCGCAGGGATCGGCCATCGCCATCGATTTGGTCACCGCGTAA
- a CDS encoding LacI family DNA-binding transcriptional regulator codes for MQRDDDARSDGPAQAAKRAVTMQDIADRVGVSKALVSMVFRRVAGPSAETRKRVLEVADELGYRPNRTAALMSLRRTHLVGVMADIRSSFHAEMVEYLVAAADEHGYEVVLGAVTPTHGEEKVVETLLDFRCEALILLGTELGTGVLDALAERVPVVVVGRRVGGNVDVVRTADGKGIGTVVDHVVGLGHRRIAHLSGGDGTIAADRRSGYTRAMRRHGLDADVVDGDFTDGAGTEAARTLLARPQLPTAVIAANDRSAIGLITELRRVGLRIPEDVSVSGYDDSTLAQLAHLDLTSVNQQPREQAAKAVAAVIERLDQGRTEPASIVLRPQLVVRRTTGPVSASVEGPRSGVS; via the coding sequence ATGCAACGCGACGACGACGCTCGGAGTGACGGCCCCGCGCAGGCTGCGAAACGCGCCGTCACGATGCAGGACATCGCCGACCGCGTGGGTGTGTCGAAGGCCCTGGTGTCCATGGTCTTCCGCCGTGTCGCCGGACCGAGTGCCGAGACCCGCAAACGCGTCCTCGAGGTGGCGGACGAGCTGGGTTACCGGCCGAACCGCACGGCCGCGTTGATGTCGCTTCGGCGTACGCATCTCGTCGGAGTGATGGCCGATATTCGCAGCAGTTTCCACGCCGAGATGGTCGAGTACCTCGTCGCCGCCGCGGACGAACACGGATACGAGGTGGTGCTGGGTGCGGTCACCCCGACCCACGGGGAAGAGAAGGTCGTCGAGACGCTCCTCGACTTCCGGTGCGAGGCGCTGATCCTGCTCGGTACCGAACTCGGCACCGGTGTGCTCGACGCACTCGCCGAGCGGGTTCCGGTGGTCGTGGTGGGGCGCCGGGTCGGCGGCAACGTCGACGTGGTGCGGACGGCCGACGGCAAGGGCATCGGGACCGTCGTCGACCACGTGGTGGGGCTCGGGCATCGCCGGATCGCGCACCTCAGCGGCGGTGACGGCACGATCGCGGCCGACCGGCGATCCGGGTACACGCGCGCGATGCGGCGGCACGGACTCGACGCCGACGTGGTGGACGGCGACTTCACCGACGGTGCTGGCACCGAGGCGGCGCGGACCCTCCTGGCGCGGCCGCAACTGCCGACCGCGGTGATCGCCGCCAACGACCGCAGCGCCATCGGGCTCATCACCGAACTGCGGCGGGTGGGCCTGCGGATTCCCGAGGACGTCTCGGTGTCGGGCTACGACGACAGCACCCTGGCGCAACTCGCGCACCTCGACCTGACGTCGGTCAATCAGCAACCGCGGGAGCAGGCCGCGAAGGCGGTCGCCGCCGTCATCGAACGTCTCGACCAGGGGCGCACCGAGCCCGCCTCGATCGTGCTGCGGCCCCAGCTCGTCGTGCGCCGGACCACCGGTCCGGTGTCGGCGTCGGTGGAGGGTCCGCGGTCCGGCGTGTCCTGA
- a CDS encoding hydroxymethylglutaryl-CoA reductase, degradative, translated as MPVNSRIPGLKDSSAQQRRTVIAQRTGLSELDVAVFDPGQGLGIDQADHMIENVVGVMAIPVGVATNFTVNGRDYLVPMATEEPSVVAAASNAARMARVHGGFHTSSTDPVMQAQIQILDCPDPEASRLRVLEARTEIIELANAQDPMLVRFGGGARDLTVRLVPTRTGVHVVVHIHVDVRDAMGANAVNTMAEAIAPRLAEISGGRSLLRILTNKADLRTTRARAVFDKDLLGGAEVVDNIVHASALAESDPYRAATHNKGIMNGITAAVLATGNDTRAVEAGCHSHAVAADGRYTALSHFEKTADGHLSGTLEVPMAVGLVGGATKVHPVAQAAVKMLGVSTASELADVIVAVGLAQNLGACRALAAEGIQRGHMSLHARTIAASAGATGDELELVVTRLIDDQRIRVEHAEKVLADLRSGH; from the coding sequence GTGCCCGTCAACAGCCGCATCCCCGGTCTCAAGGATTCCAGCGCGCAGCAGCGCCGCACAGTGATCGCCCAGAGGACCGGCCTGTCCGAACTCGACGTCGCCGTCTTCGATCCCGGGCAGGGTCTCGGCATCGATCAGGCCGATCACATGATCGAGAACGTCGTCGGGGTCATGGCGATCCCGGTGGGTGTCGCAACCAATTTCACCGTCAACGGGCGCGACTACCTCGTCCCGATGGCCACCGAGGAGCCGTCCGTGGTGGCCGCGGCCAGCAACGCCGCCCGGATGGCGCGGGTACACGGGGGCTTCCACACCTCCAGCACCGATCCGGTGATGCAGGCCCAGATCCAGATCCTCGACTGCCCCGACCCCGAGGCGTCCCGGTTGCGGGTGCTCGAGGCACGCACGGAGATCATCGAACTGGCCAATGCCCAGGATCCGATGCTGGTCCGATTCGGCGGCGGCGCCCGCGACCTCACCGTGCGACTCGTCCCGACCCGCACCGGCGTGCACGTGGTGGTGCACATCCACGTCGACGTGCGAGATGCCATGGGCGCCAATGCCGTCAACACCATGGCCGAGGCGATCGCTCCCCGGCTCGCCGAAATCTCCGGCGGGCGTTCGTTGCTGCGGATCTTGACGAACAAGGCGGACCTCCGCACCACCCGGGCTCGGGCCGTGTTCGACAAGGATCTGCTCGGCGGCGCAGAGGTGGTCGACAACATCGTGCATGCGTCCGCGCTCGCCGAATCCGACCCCTACCGCGCCGCGACCCACAACAAGGGCATCATGAACGGCATCACCGCCGCCGTCCTGGCCACCGGAAACGACACCCGCGCCGTCGAGGCCGGTTGCCACTCGCATGCGGTCGCCGCAGACGGCCGGTACACGGCGCTGTCGCACTTCGAGAAGACCGCGGACGGTCACCTCTCCGGCACCCTCGAGGTGCCGATGGCCGTCGGGCTGGTGGGCGGCGCCACCAAGGTGCACCCCGTCGCGCAGGCGGCGGTGAAGATGCTCGGCGTCTCCACCGCCTCGGAGCTGGCGGACGTGATCGTCGCGGTGGGGCTCGCGCAGAACCTGGGAGCGTGCCGCGCCCTGGCCGCCGAGGGAATCCAGCGCGGCCACATGAGTCTGCACGCCCGCACCATCGCCGCCTCGGCCGGCGCCACCGGCGACGAACTCGAACTCGTGGTCACGCGGCTCATCGACGATCAGCGCATCCGCGTCGAACACGCGGAAAAGGTGCTCGCCGATCTCCGTTCCGGACACTGA